A window of Coturnix japonica isolate 7356 chromosome 2, Coturnix japonica 2.1, whole genome shotgun sequence contains these coding sequences:
- the CAVIN4 gene encoding caveolae-associated protein 4 encodes MERREITLEADRLHQNRLSSVTEDEEDQDAAYTIVTVLDKVANIVDSVQASQKRIEERHREMENAIKTIQIDILKLAQAHGNTGYTVNKLLEKTHKVSSTMKEVRARVERQSANVRKVQTKQEEMLRKNKFRVVIYQEETECPSSLSVIKEHTAGETFEDDFLPPDDLSSDEEYYIEEGKAAQFKKSGMRRIDDIKKAFSRENIQKTRQNFGKKVNRLRTRIVTPERRERIRQSGERLKQSGIRIKKTISQAAPTKETFKIHKKNKERTVAEGQEGSQEAGVHIATELTATEPFTEEISYTEVITKVKKDKNSTPRGAAQTAERGVMTIPEVVLKQEGKEGGGGGDDIPLLDLKQSL; translated from the exons ATGGAGCGCCGGGAGATCACTCTGGAGGCTGACAGACTCCACCAAAACCGCCTGTCAAGCGTCACCGAGGATGAGGAAGATCAGGACGCAGCATACACCATCGTGACAGTCCTGGACAAAGTGGCCAACATCGTGGACAGCGTGCAGGCGAGCCAAAAGAGAATAGAAGAGAGGCACAGGGAGATGGAAAATGCCATCAAGACCATACAGATCGATATCTTAAAGCTTGCCCAGGCTCACGGCAACACTGGCTACACGGTGAACAAGTTGCTGGAGAAAACCCACAAGGTCAGCTCCACCATGAAGGAAGTGCGTGCGCGGGTGGAAAGGCAGAGCGCCAATGTGCGGAAGGTGCAGACAAAGCAAGAGGAGatgctgaggaaaaacaaattccGGGTTGTGATCTATCAG GAGGAAACCGAGTGTCCTTCATCTCTCTCTGTTATCAAAGAGCATACAGCTGGTGAAACTTTTGAGGATGATTTCCTCCCACCTGATGATCTATCTTCTGATGAAGAATATTATATTGAGGAGGGCAAAGCAGCTCAGTTCAAGAAATCAGGCATGAGGCGCATAGATGATAtcaaaaaggcattttcaagGGAAAATATCCAAAAGACGAGGCAAAACTTTGGCAAGAAGGTAAACAGGCTTCGAACTAGAATTGTGACCCCTGAAAGGAGGGAGAGGATCAGGCAGTCAGGAGAGAGACTGAAACAATCTGGGATAAGGATCAAGAAAACCATCTCACAGGCAGCCCCGACTAAGGAGACGTTCAAGatccacaaaaaaaacaaagagcgAACGGTAGCTGAGGGCCAGGAGGGGAGCCAGGAGGCCGGTGTGCACATAGCCACTGAGCTCACGGCCACTGAGCCTTTCACCGAGGAGATCTCCTACACAGAAGTGATCACGAAGGTAAAGAAGGACAAGAACAGCACACCAAGAGGTGCTGCCCAGACAGCCGAAAGAGGAGTGATGACGATCCCAGAAGTGGTGCttaagcaggaaggaaaagaaggaggaggtggaggtgaTGATATCCCCTTGCTAGACTTGAAGCAATCATTGTAA